One Glaciihabitans arcticus DNA window includes the following coding sequences:
- the ppa gene encoding inorganic diphosphatase, whose amino-acid sequence MAAYDAVIEIPKGSRNKYEVDHETGRVYLDRVLFTTFVYPTDYGYFENTLGLDGDPVDVLVLLDYPLFPGVGVSVRPVAVFNMTDDGGSDAKVIAVPAKDPRWSHIQDINDIPEFTRKEIEHFFEHYKDLEPGKWVKTEGWGDAAEAEQIIIDGIEKLKVEGH is encoded by the coding sequence ATGGCCGCCTACGACGCCGTCATCGAAATCCCCAAGGGATCTCGCAACAAGTACGAGGTCGACCACGAGACCGGGCGGGTCTACCTCGACCGCGTGCTCTTCACGACCTTCGTCTACCCCACCGACTACGGCTACTTCGAGAACACCCTCGGCCTCGACGGCGACCCCGTCGACGTTCTTGTGCTGCTCGACTACCCGCTCTTCCCGGGCGTCGGCGTCTCGGTCCGCCCCGTCGCCGTTTTCAACATGACGGATGACGGTGGCTCAGATGCCAAGGTCATCGCCGTTCCGGCCAAGGACCCGCGCTGGTCGCACATCCAGGACATCAACGACATCCCGGAGTTCACCCGCAAGGAGATCGAGCACTTCTTCGAGCACTACAAGGACCTCGAGCCCGGCAAGTGGGTCAAGACCGAGGGATGGGGCGACGCCGCCGAGGCCGAGCAGATCATCATCGACGGTATCGAGAAGCTCAAGGTCGAGGGTCACTGA
- a CDS encoding M23 family metallopeptidase has product MSSTIGGVERRTAGGVSRGIRAIAMACALVLVATGVLSGAEAAYAKDYPSWSDVVKARKSENATKAEIKRIKALISALAVEVERTAKDAEAKGELYSIADAKYQEAALKAKELQTQADEAKVLAAESKRRAGEMIAGQYRSGSGDVSTNLFMNAGDADDLLYSYGMADQFTEQTSGIYEKAIEDQNSAQSLTDQADIARELLEELKIAAEKAYAVAQEAAIAAAAAFEEQQTRQTLLAAQLKVLEGRRKVTEKDYLAGVRERDKAAASIGAGEISGSGWAKPSGGRITSNFGYRVNPSGYHLGTDLGAGCGGNIYAAHSGTVVYAGYNGVYGQYIRISHGGGVETEYGHIMNGGIKVRSGQSIGVGALIAKAGATGIATGCHLHFGVRINGLVTNPVPFMRNQGIRLG; this is encoded by the coding sequence ATGAGCAGCACAATCGGGGGCGTCGAGCGCCGCACAGCGGGTGGCGTGAGCCGCGGCATCCGTGCCATCGCAATGGCCTGTGCCTTGGTTCTGGTCGCCACAGGCGTGCTGTCGGGAGCCGAGGCCGCCTACGCCAAGGACTACCCCTCATGGAGCGACGTCGTGAAGGCGCGCAAGAGCGAGAACGCCACCAAGGCCGAGATCAAGCGCATCAAGGCGCTCATCTCCGCACTCGCCGTCGAGGTCGAGCGCACCGCGAAGGACGCCGAGGCGAAGGGCGAGTTGTACTCGATCGCCGACGCGAAGTACCAGGAGGCAGCGCTCAAGGCGAAGGAGCTGCAGACCCAGGCCGACGAGGCCAAGGTGCTCGCCGCCGAATCCAAGCGCCGCGCGGGTGAGATGATCGCCGGCCAGTACCGCTCGGGAAGTGGCGACGTCTCCACCAACCTGTTCATGAATGCGGGCGACGCGGATGACCTCCTCTACAGCTACGGCATGGCCGACCAGTTCACCGAGCAGACGTCCGGTATCTACGAGAAGGCGATTGAAGACCAGAACTCGGCGCAGTCGCTGACCGACCAGGCCGACATCGCGCGCGAGCTGCTCGAAGAACTCAAGATCGCCGCCGAGAAGGCCTACGCCGTAGCGCAGGAGGCAGCGATCGCCGCCGCCGCCGCGTTCGAGGAGCAGCAGACCCGCCAGACCCTCCTCGCCGCACAGCTCAAGGTGCTCGAGGGCCGTCGCAAGGTCACCGAGAAGGACTACCTCGCCGGCGTCCGCGAACGCGACAAGGCGGCGGCCAGCATCGGCGCCGGCGAGATCAGCGGGTCGGGGTGGGCAAAGCCTTCCGGCGGCCGCATCACCAGCAACTTCGGTTACCGCGTCAACCCGAGCGGCTACCACCTGGGCACCGACCTCGGTGCGGGCTGTGGCGGCAACATCTACGCGGCCCACTCGGGCACGGTCGTCTACGCCGGCTACAACGGCGTCTACGGGCAGTACATCCGCATCAGCCACGGTGGCGGGGTCGAGACTGAATACGGCCACATCATGAACGGCGGCATCAAGGTGCGCTCCGGCCAGTCCATCGGTGTCGGCGCACTCATCGCCAAGGCTGGCGCAACGGGTATCGCCACCGGCTGCCACCTGCACTTCGGCGTGCGTATCAACGGCCTCGTCACGAACCCGGTGCCGTTTATGCGCAACCAGGGCATCCGACTCGGCTGA
- the hpt gene encoding hypoxanthine phosphoribosyltransferase: protein MEFSDVESDLTDILFTQDEIHAKIAEMARQIEADYAGEKLLLVGVLRGAVMVMADLARELKLPLEMDWMAVSSYGAGTQSSGVVRILKDLDSDLEGRKVLIVEDIIDSGLTLSWLRANLESRGAESVEICALLRKPDAAKVEVDVKYAGFDIPNAFVVGYGLDYAEKYRNLRGIAVLAPHVYA from the coding sequence ATGGAATTCAGCGACGTCGAGTCGGACCTCACCGACATCCTGTTCACACAGGACGAGATCCACGCGAAGATCGCCGAGATGGCGCGCCAGATCGAGGCTGACTACGCCGGCGAGAAGCTGCTGCTGGTCGGCGTGCTGCGCGGTGCGGTCATGGTCATGGCGGACCTCGCCCGCGAACTCAAGCTTCCCCTGGAGATGGACTGGATGGCCGTCTCCTCCTACGGCGCCGGCACGCAGTCCTCGGGTGTGGTGCGCATCCTCAAGGACCTCGACTCCGACCTCGAGGGCCGCAAGGTGCTCATCGTCGAGGACATCATCGACTCGGGCCTCACGCTGTCGTGGCTCCGCGCCAACCTCGAGAGCCGTGGCGCCGAGTCCGTCGAGATCTGTGCGCTGCTTCGTAAGCCGGATGCCGCGAAGGTCGAGGTCGACGTCAAATACGCGGGTTTCGACATCCCGAACGCCTTCGTCGTCGGCTACGGGCTGGACTACGCGGAGAAGTACCGCAACCTGCGCGGCATCGCGGTGCTCGCCCCCCACGTCTACGCCTAG
- the tilS gene encoding tRNA lysidine(34) synthetase TilS — MDPDRRPRLTPAIADVRRAVRAALPADGLILVALSGGPDSLALAAATAFEAPRAGVKAGAVIVDHGLQQGSADVAAAAAQQARLLGLAPVLVRTVTVGTGGGPESAARDARYAALAAVADELDAAAVLLGHTLDDQAETVLLGLARGSGATSLQGMPAEAGLYHRPLLGIRRSMTEQFCVDSELEVWNDPQNDDEAFTRVRVRHAVLPVLEAELGPGIAEALARTAGQLREDADALDHFAEEMAEDFAEIVEAGIALPVKALAAQPPALRQRLIRFVVASEFHLSLSRAQTLEISRLVTDWHGQKSLDVPGVKVERRGGRIVFHATGVGELTGHDPILEH; from the coding sequence ATGGACCCCGACCGTCGCCCCCGCCTCACGCCCGCCATCGCCGACGTGCGCCGGGCGGTGCGCGCGGCGCTCCCGGCCGACGGTCTCATCCTCGTCGCCTTGTCCGGCGGCCCCGACTCGCTCGCCCTTGCCGCGGCCACCGCCTTCGAGGCGCCCCGGGCCGGGGTCAAGGCCGGTGCGGTGATCGTCGACCACGGGCTGCAGCAGGGCTCGGCGGATGTCGCGGCCGCCGCCGCGCAGCAGGCCCGACTACTGGGGCTCGCGCCGGTTCTCGTGCGCACGGTCACGGTCGGAACAGGCGGAGGGCCGGAGTCCGCCGCCCGCGACGCCCGCTACGCGGCTCTCGCCGCCGTCGCGGACGAACTGGATGCCGCGGCCGTGCTCCTCGGCCATACCCTCGACGACCAGGCCGAGACGGTGCTGCTCGGTCTCGCGCGGGGGAGCGGCGCCACGAGCCTGCAGGGCATGCCCGCCGAGGCGGGGCTGTACCACCGGCCGCTGCTCGGCATCCGGCGCTCGATGACGGAGCAGTTCTGCGTCGACAGTGAACTCGAGGTGTGGAACGATCCGCAGAATGACGACGAGGCCTTCACCCGTGTTCGCGTGCGGCACGCCGTGCTGCCGGTGCTCGAGGCAGAGCTCGGCCCCGGCATTGCCGAGGCACTCGCCCGCACCGCCGGGCAACTGCGGGAGGACGCGGACGCCCTCGACCACTTCGCCGAGGAGATGGCCGAGGATTTCGCGGAGATCGTGGAGGCCGGCATCGCCCTCCCCGTGAAGGCCCTCGCTGCACAGCCGCCCGCGCTGCGGCAGCGGCTCATCCGCTTCGTTGTCGCGAGCGAGTTCCACCTGTCGCTGAGTCGCGCGCAGACGCTCGAGATCTCCCGGCTGGTCACCGACTGGCACGGGCAGAAATCGCTCGACGTGCCGGGGGTTAAAGTGGAGAGACGCGGCGGGCGGATCGTCTTCCACGCGACGGGCGTCGGTGAACTCACCGGCCACGATCCCATCCTCGAACACTGA
- the folP gene encoding dihydropteroate synthase: MGILNVTPDSFSDGGEHNELEAAVAHAVALVEAGADLIDVGGESTRPGAERVPEGEELERVLPVITELASRGIRVSVDTMRASTAKAAVEAGAEIVNDVSGGLADPEMYRTIAATGASYVAMHWRAPSDEMHTHAVYGDVVTDVRSELKARVAELIVWGVAPEKIIIDPGIGFSKNAAQNWSVLGHLDALVTLGCPVLVGVSRKRFLGELLPEDAPAADRDGATAIVSALAAQAGVWGVRVHDVKGTKFALDVWSAWEGARS, encoded by the coding sequence ATGGGCATCCTGAACGTCACGCCGGACTCGTTCAGTGACGGCGGGGAGCACAACGAGCTCGAAGCCGCCGTTGCGCACGCCGTTGCCCTGGTCGAGGCCGGCGCCGACCTGATCGACGTGGGTGGCGAGTCCACCCGCCCCGGGGCCGAGAGGGTGCCCGAAGGCGAGGAACTCGAGCGGGTGCTGCCCGTCATCACGGAGCTGGCGAGCAGGGGCATCCGGGTCAGTGTCGACACGATGCGCGCGTCGACTGCGAAGGCAGCCGTCGAGGCGGGCGCCGAGATCGTTAACGATGTCTCGGGCGGCCTCGCCGACCCCGAGATGTACCGCACCATCGCAGCCACCGGCGCGAGCTACGTCGCCATGCACTGGCGTGCACCGAGCGATGAGATGCATACGCACGCCGTCTACGGCGACGTCGTGACCGACGTGCGCTCCGAGTTGAAGGCGCGCGTCGCCGAGCTCATCGTCTGGGGGGTCGCGCCCGAGAAGATCATCATCGATCCAGGCATCGGGTTCTCGAAGAACGCCGCCCAGAACTGGAGCGTGCTCGGCCACCTCGATGCGCTCGTGACCCTCGGCTGCCCCGTGCTCGTCGGCGTCTCGCGCAAGCGGTTTCTCGGCGAGCTTCTGCCCGAGGATGCCCCGGCCGCCGATCGCGACGGTGCAACCGCTATCGTGAGCGCGCTCGCGGCGCAGGCGGGGGTCTGGGGCGTTCGTGTGCACGACGTGAAGGGCACAAAATTCGCCCTCGACGTGTGGTCCGCGTGGGAGGGCGCCCGTTCGTGA
- the folB gene encoding dihydroneopterin aldolase, whose translation MNPFDRITLTGLRANAFHGVLAEERRTGQVFIIDVTVHLQLQEAAATDDLAQTIHYGELAEEIVGAVERDPVDLIETVAERVAQLVLAHEPAKIVEVTVHKPSAPINVPFADVSVTIVRGHV comes from the coding sequence GTGAACCCCTTCGACCGCATCACCCTCACCGGCCTGCGCGCCAACGCCTTCCACGGTGTGCTCGCTGAGGAGCGCCGCACCGGCCAGGTGTTCATCATCGACGTCACGGTGCACCTTCAGTTGCAGGAGGCCGCCGCGACCGATGATCTCGCGCAGACCATCCACTACGGCGAACTCGCCGAGGAGATCGTGGGCGCCGTCGAGCGCGACCCGGTCGACCTGATCGAGACGGTCGCCGAACGTGTCGCGCAGCTGGTGCTCGCGCACGAGCCGGCGAAGATCGTCGAGGTCACCGTGCACAAGCCGAGTGCTCCGATCAATGTGCCCTTCGCCGA
- the ftsH gene encoding ATP-dependent zinc metalloprotease FtsH, whose amino-acid sequence MDFKRIFRGPFVYISVAILIVVVGLSLAFGAAGYKEISVKDGLALLEGSTVTSAKMVDGEQRVDLELSKADGDNGKLVRFYYVTPRGAEVVEAINAAKLKDYKDEVPQANFFGSLLGILLPFLILGVIFYFLIGRMQGGGNKVMQFGKSKAKLVGKESPQVTFADVAGADEAIEELEEIKDFLKEPAKFLAVGARIPKGVLLYGPPGTGKTLLAKAVAGEAGVPFYTISGSDFVEMFVGVGASRVRDLFEQAKSNAPAIIFIDEIDAVGRHRGAGIGGGNDEREQTLNQLLVEMDGFDANANVILIAATNRPDVLDPALLRPGRFDRQIGVDSPDLQGRKKILEVHGKGKPLAKGVDLEVLARKTPGFTGADLANVLNEAALLTARSNAQLIDNRALDEAVDRVMAGPQRRTRLMNDKEKLITAYHEGGHALAAASMRNTDPVTKVTILPRGRALGYTMVLPLEDKYSVTRNELLDQLAYAMGGRVAEEIVFHDPTTGASNDIEKATSIARRMVTEYGMSALVGSVKLGTAAGEPFMGRDMGNGRDYSDDVARTIDAEVRALIDQAHDEAWQVLNENRDILDQLATELLEKETLDHNQLAEIFTKVTKLPERPQWLSSDTRPVSARPPVKVPGKLPIDPEAVDGGVASEPPVTPKKPRPRKSPGIATA is encoded by the coding sequence ATGGATTTCAAGCGCATTTTTCGCGGCCCGTTCGTCTATATCTCGGTCGCGATCCTCATTGTGGTCGTCGGTCTCTCCCTCGCGTTCGGCGCTGCCGGATACAAGGAGATCTCGGTCAAGGACGGCCTCGCCCTCCTCGAAGGTTCCACCGTCACCTCGGCCAAGATGGTCGACGGTGAGCAGCGGGTCGACCTCGAACTCAGCAAGGCCGACGGCGACAACGGAAAGCTCGTGCGCTTCTATTACGTCACGCCGCGTGGCGCCGAGGTCGTCGAGGCCATCAACGCCGCGAAGCTCAAGGACTACAAAGACGAGGTGCCGCAGGCCAACTTCTTCGGCTCGCTCCTCGGCATCCTGCTTCCCTTCCTCATCCTCGGTGTCATCTTCTATTTCCTGATCGGTCGTATGCAGGGCGGCGGCAACAAGGTCATGCAGTTCGGCAAGTCGAAGGCGAAGCTGGTCGGCAAGGAGAGCCCGCAGGTCACCTTCGCCGACGTCGCCGGCGCGGACGAGGCCATCGAGGAGCTCGAGGAGATCAAGGACTTCCTCAAGGAGCCCGCGAAGTTCCTGGCCGTCGGTGCGCGCATCCCGAAGGGCGTGCTGCTGTACGGCCCTCCCGGAACCGGCAAGACCCTGCTCGCCAAGGCCGTCGCCGGTGAGGCGGGTGTGCCGTTCTACACGATCTCCGGTTCCGACTTCGTCGAGATGTTCGTGGGAGTCGGCGCAAGCCGCGTGCGCGACCTGTTCGAGCAGGCCAAGTCGAACGCCCCGGCCATCATCTTCATCGATGAGATCGACGCCGTCGGTCGTCACCGCGGTGCCGGTATCGGTGGCGGTAACGACGAGCGCGAGCAGACCCTCAACCAGCTGCTGGTCGAGATGGACGGGTTCGATGCGAATGCAAACGTCATCCTCATCGCTGCGACGAACCGACCCGATGTGCTCGACCCGGCGCTTCTGCGCCCCGGCCGTTTCGATCGCCAGATCGGCGTCGATTCCCCCGACCTGCAGGGTCGCAAGAAGATCCTCGAGGTGCACGGCAAGGGCAAGCCGCTCGCGAAGGGCGTCGACCTCGAGGTGCTGGCGCGCAAGACCCCCGGATTCACGGGTGCCGACCTTGCGAACGTGCTCAACGAGGCCGCGCTGCTCACCGCGCGCAGCAACGCCCAGCTCATCGACAACCGCGCCCTCGACGAGGCCGTTGACCGCGTCATGGCCGGACCGCAGCGCCGCACGCGCCTGATGAACGACAAAGAGAAGCTCATCACCGCGTACCACGAGGGTGGTCACGCCCTCGCCGCGGCGAGCATGCGCAACACCGACCCGGTCACAAAGGTCACGATCCTTCCCCGCGGTCGCGCGCTCGGCTACACGATGGTGCTGCCGCTCGAGGACAAGTACTCGGTCACCCGTAACGAGCTGCTCGACCAGCTTGCCTACGCCATGGGCGGCCGCGTCGCCGAGGAGATCGTCTTCCACGACCCGACGACCGGCGCATCCAACGACATCGAGAAGGCCACGTCGATCGCGCGTCGTATGGTCACCGAGTACGGCATGAGCGCGCTCGTCGGCTCGGTCAAGCTCGGTACCGCAGCGGGCGAGCCCTTTATGGGCCGGGACATGGGCAACGGCCGGGACTACTCCGACGATGTCGCCCGCACGATCGACGCCGAGGTGCGCGCGCTCATCGACCAGGCGCACGACGAGGCCTGGCAGGTGCTCAACGAGAACCGCGACATCCTTGACCAGCTCGCGACCGAGCTTCTCGAGAAGGAGACGCTCGACCACAACCAGCTGGCCGAGATCTTCACCAAGGTCACGAAGCTGCCCGAGCGCCCGCAGTGGCTCTCGAGCGACACGCGTCCGGTGTCGGCCCGCCCGCCGGTCAAGGTTCCCGGCAAGCTGCCGATCGACCCGGAAGCCGTCGACGGCGGTGTGGCCTCCGAGCCTCCCGTGACGCCGAAGAAGCCGCGACCGCGCAAGTCCCCCGGTATCGCGACCGCCTGA
- the folE gene encoding GTP cyclohydrolase I FolE, which translates to MPIDTARIEAAVAEILSAIGEDVARPGLATTPQRVAQAYGDFFAGLGVDPLIHLEETLELESDQRGELVLLRDIEFRSICEHHLLPFIGMAHVAYVPAKKVVGLGRLPKVVETLASRPQLQERLTEEIADALETGLAPQGVLVVLDAVHGCVSARGARQARSSTVTMASRGTLADPVARSGVLALIGGMPQDGGAGV; encoded by the coding sequence ATGCCCATCGACACAGCACGCATTGAGGCGGCCGTCGCCGAGATCCTTTCCGCCATTGGTGAGGATGTCGCGCGCCCGGGCCTTGCAACGACTCCCCAGCGGGTCGCTCAGGCCTACGGTGACTTCTTCGCGGGCCTCGGCGTCGACCCCCTGATCCACCTCGAGGAGACCCTCGAACTCGAGTCGGACCAGCGCGGCGAGCTCGTGCTGCTGCGGGATATCGAGTTCCGCTCGATCTGCGAGCACCACCTGCTTCCGTTCATCGGCATGGCGCACGTCGCCTACGTGCCGGCGAAGAAGGTCGTCGGCCTCGGCCGGCTGCCGAAGGTCGTGGAGACCCTCGCGTCCCGCCCGCAGTTGCAGGAGCGCCTGACCGAGGAGATCGCCGACGCCCTCGAGACGGGTCTCGCCCCGCAGGGTGTGCTCGTGGTGCTCGATGCCGTGCACGGCTGTGTCTCGGCGCGCGGTGCTCGACAGGCACGTAGTTCGACTGTCACCATGGCTTCACGCGGAACCCTCGCCGATCCTGTTGCCCGCTCCGGCGTGCTCGCCCTCATCGGGGGGATGCCGCAGGACGGAGGAGCAGGTGTCTAA
- a CDS encoding helix-turn-helix transcriptional regulator, translating to MTAALAAVEAGWGGHVWVGEPGSGKSLLLERTLDDIHQTGGCLVARLLVSDGPRALPLFTQRLHSLAGTSPRDGFPLGSTIVAVVDDFDSLEAETTAEVLALASTRAAGFVLLGTARTGSAVQPAPHPLVVSAVHPLDARETLHLLHDEEGLAVAPHVAALLAEKLAGNVGGILEMAAVLEPEQLTGATALPDPLPATPATTAVYGTALDALTPVERMTLLIAAVSVSRRTETLLAASGLELGELIGSAVADHVRFVAGFFEIADPRVRSLVHARASLAERTNAHERLAAASEPGFAEWHASLAALAGLPGIATPLIALARDALTRGDSAWAYDVAREASSQATGDDRLHAELTAGIAALQSGFVLDAVHWLGRVLRSDEAIAVRALGPYTIAVALAHGHVPDTDIEAWVAREPAALGVIGAAAAAAGLHAERGNVDAATRWLDTARTLAQADGTGADLVGLAGAWCSVFGIGEAPTETSSTPWLHGYLSVCAGLQLVREDDCDAAARVLATASLGLSRTGSDVAATPLLDAHLRVAGALASVGNGDFALAASAIEDAAFLAPVSLVFAGLGAATARRLAVLITGDVTTLAASLARIQPGAGSAAVRREALVDQAFAASFGGHSTEAAAFLSMACEQPARGIQLVLPAPDEVRTWLDADQRPRAEAAARRERGTSARLRASLALDPNAHRDDHWGRVIDEVRSVGNAWQRALTEHELGTAMTRAGDVAAGRPHLLLATEILFRSGAAALTAHARESSAGATTAPPEDWGATLTDREREVAALVVLGTSNRDVAIRLHLSVRTVEVHLARVFGKLDVHSRTELSYLVHGRGSLGSTT from the coding sequence GTGACAGCGGCGCTCGCGGCCGTCGAGGCGGGCTGGGGTGGCCACGTCTGGGTGGGCGAGCCGGGTTCGGGCAAGAGCCTGCTGCTCGAGCGCACTCTCGACGACATCCATCAGACCGGTGGATGCCTCGTCGCCCGCCTTCTCGTGAGCGACGGGCCGCGCGCCCTCCCGCTCTTCACCCAGCGCCTGCACTCGCTGGCGGGCACGTCTCCGCGCGACGGATTCCCGCTGGGCTCGACGATCGTCGCGGTGGTCGACGACTTCGACTCACTCGAGGCGGAGACCACGGCCGAGGTGCTCGCTCTCGCGTCCACTCGTGCCGCGGGGTTCGTTCTGCTGGGCACGGCTCGCACGGGGTCGGCCGTGCAGCCCGCGCCGCATCCGCTGGTGGTGAGCGCGGTGCATCCTCTCGACGCCAGGGAGACGCTGCACCTGCTGCACGACGAGGAGGGGCTGGCGGTGGCGCCCCACGTGGCCGCCCTGCTCGCCGAAAAGCTCGCCGGCAACGTCGGCGGGATCCTCGAGATGGCCGCCGTGCTCGAGCCCGAGCAGTTGACGGGAGCGACGGCCCTCCCCGATCCGCTGCCTGCGACGCCCGCGACCACCGCCGTCTACGGCACAGCTCTGGATGCCCTCACCCCCGTCGAGCGCATGACCCTGCTGATCGCCGCCGTGTCGGTCTCGCGTCGCACCGAGACCCTGCTCGCAGCCTCGGGTCTCGAGCTGGGCGAACTTATCGGAAGCGCTGTCGCCGACCACGTACGTTTTGTGGCCGGGTTCTTCGAGATCGCGGATCCCCGGGTGCGGTCGCTGGTGCACGCGCGCGCGAGTCTCGCGGAGCGCACGAACGCCCACGAGCGGCTGGCCGCCGCGAGCGAGCCGGGCTTCGCCGAGTGGCACGCGTCGCTCGCGGCCCTGGCCGGGCTGCCGGGCATCGCGACGCCGCTCATCGCTCTCGCCCGCGATGCCCTCACGCGGGGCGACAGCGCCTGGGCCTACGACGTGGCGAGGGAGGCGTCGAGCCAGGCGACCGGCGACGACCGCTTGCATGCCGAGCTGACGGCGGGCATCGCGGCCCTGCAGTCGGGGTTCGTTCTGGACGCCGTGCACTGGCTGGGCCGCGTGCTGCGGTCGGACGAGGCGATCGCCGTGCGCGCCCTCGGGCCGTACACGATCGCTGTCGCCCTGGCCCACGGGCACGTGCCCGACACGGATATCGAGGCCTGGGTGGCGCGCGAACCGGCGGCGCTCGGTGTCATCGGCGCTGCGGCGGCCGCGGCCGGGCTGCACGCCGAGCGCGGCAACGTCGACGCCGCGACGAGGTGGCTCGATACCGCACGGACTCTCGCCCAAGCCGACGGCACGGGAGCCGACCTGGTCGGCCTCGCGGGCGCCTGGTGCTCCGTCTTCGGCATCGGAGAGGCCCCGACCGAGACCAGCTCCACCCCGTGGCTGCACGGCTACCTCTCCGTCTGCGCGGGCCTGCAGCTCGTGCGCGAGGACGACTGCGATGCAGCCGCCCGGGTGCTCGCCACGGCATCGCTCGGCCTGTCACGCACCGGCTCCGACGTAGCCGCAACCCCGCTGCTCGACGCGCACCTCAGGGTCGCCGGAGCGCTCGCGAGTGTGGGCAACGGGGACTTCGCCCTCGCGGCGAGCGCGATCGAGGATGCCGCGTTCCTCGCCCCGGTATCCCTCGTCTTCGCCGGGCTCGGTGCGGCCACCGCGCGCCGCCTGGCCGTGCTTATCACCGGCGACGTCACCACCCTGGCGGCGTCCCTCGCCCGCATCCAGCCCGGAGCGGGGAGCGCTGCCGTGCGGCGGGAGGCCCTCGTCGACCAGGCGTTCGCGGCCTCCTTCGGCGGACACAGCACGGAGGCGGCGGCATTCCTGTCGATGGCGTGCGAGCAACCCGCACGCGGGATCCAACTCGTGCTGCCTGCGCCCGACGAGGTGCGCACGTGGCTCGACGCCGACCAGAGGCCGCGGGCGGAGGCGGCCGCGCGGCGGGAGCGCGGGACATCCGCTCGCCTGCGCGCCTCGCTCGCCCTTGACCCGAATGCACACCGCGACGATCACTGGGGTCGAGTGATCGACGAGGTGAGGTCCGTCGGCAACGCCTGGCAGCGCGCCCTCACCGAGCACGAGCTCGGCACCGCGATGACCCGCGCGGGTGACGTCGCCGCCGGTCGGCCGCACCTGCTTCTCGCCACCGAGATCCTGTTCCGCTCGGGGGCCGCCGCCCTGACCGCGCACGCACGGGAGTCCTCGGCGGGAGCGACGACCGCGCCACCCGAGGACTGGGGGGCCACACTCACGGATCGCGAACGGGAGGTCGCCGCGCTCGTCGTGCTCGGCACATCCAATCGTGATGTGGCAATCAGGCTGCATCTCTCGGTGCGCACTGTCGAGGTTCACCTGGCCCGTGTCTTCGGCAAGCTCGACGTGCACTCGCGCACCGAGCTGAGCTATCTGGTGCACGGGCGCGGCAGCCTAGGTAGCACTACCTAG